One window of Prionailurus bengalensis isolate Pbe53 chromosome B1, Fcat_Pben_1.1_paternal_pri, whole genome shotgun sequence genomic DNA carries:
- the MAB21L2 gene encoding protein mab-21-like 2, translated as MIAAQAKLVYQLNKYYTERCQARKAAIAKTIREVCKVVSDVLKEVEVQEPRFISSLSEIDARYEGLEVISPTEFEVVLYLNQMGVFNFVDDGSLPGCAVLKLSDGRKRSMSLWVEFITASGYLSARKIRSRFQTLVAQAVDKCSYRDVVKMIADTSEVKLRIRERYVVQITPAFKCTGIWPRSAAQWPMPHIPWPGPNRVAEVKAEGFNLLSKECYSLTGKQSSAESDAWVLQFGEAENRLLMGGCRNKCLSVLKTLRDRHLELPGQPLNNYHMKTLLLYECEKHPRETDWDEACLGDRLNGILLQLISCLQCRRCPHYFLPNLDLFQGKPHSALESAAKQTWRLAREILTNPKSLDKL; from the coding sequence ATGATCGCCGCTCAGGCCAAGCTGGTTTACCAGCTCAATAAATACTACACTGAGCGCTGCCAAGCGCGCAAGGCGGCCATCGCCAAGACCATCCGAGAGGTCTGTAAGGTGGTCTCGGACGTGCTAAAGGAAGTGGAGGTGCAGGAGCCTCGCTTCATCAGCTCCCTGAGCGAGATCGACGCCCGCTACGAGGGGCTGGAGGTCATCTCGCCCACGGAATTCGAGGTGGTGCTCTACCTAAACCAGATGGGCGTCTTCAACTTCGTAGACGACGGCTCCCTGCCCGGCTGCGCGGTGCTCAAACTGAGTGATGGGCGGAAGCGGAGCATGTCTCTCTGGGTCGAGTTCATCACTGCGTCCGGCTACCTCTCGGCGCGCAAGATCCGCTCGCGTTTCCAGACCCTGGTGGCTCAGGCAGTGGACAAGTGCAGCTATCGAGATGTGGTCAAGATGATCGCGGACACCAGCGAGGTCAAGTTGCGCATCAGGGAGCGCTACGTGGTGCAAATCACTCCTGCGTTCAAGTGCACCGGTATCTGGCCTCGCAGTGCGGCACAGTGGCCTATGCCCCATATCCCCTGGCCTGGCCCCAATCGGGTAGCGGAGGTCAAGGCCGAAGGGTTCAACTTGCTGTCGAAGGAATGCTACTCACTGACCGGCAAGCAGAGCTCCGCGGAGAGCGATGCCTGGGTGCTCCAGTTCGGGGAGGCTGAGAACCGGCTGCTGATGGGCGGCTGCCGAAACAAGTGTCTCTCGGTGTTGAAGACGCTGCGGGATCGCCACCTGGAGCTGCCGGGCCAGCCGCTCAATAACTACCACATGAAGACGCTGCTGCTGTACGAGTGCGAGAAACACCCGCGGGAAACGGACTGGGACGAGGCGTGCCTCGGCGATCGGCTCAACGGCATCCTGCTGCAGCTCATCTCCTGCCTGCAGTGCCGCCGCTGCCCTCACTACTTTCTGCCCAACCTCGACCTTTTTCAGGGCAAGCCCCATTCGGCCCTGGAGAGCGCTGCCAAGCAGACCTGGAGGTTGGCCAGGGAAATTCTCACCAATCCCAAAAGCCTGGACAAACTATAG